One stretch of Rhinatrema bivittatum chromosome 8, aRhiBiv1.1, whole genome shotgun sequence DNA includes these proteins:
- the LRRN4CL gene encoding LRRN4 C-terminal-like protein: MGIGQKIVEQIVMGASLLFLLGGGLPAATGEPLLAGNGAFNGSSSLRAEGRPSNETLGSGAPASSPTAGSFRSTLERILVFTGIPGDEDYDDSEEETDAPVQASTFAPPKPCDYDRCRHLQASCEELQRKQRCLCPGISGPAEHPDPPRIQDVSVSEEAASVHWCAPLSTVSEYLVLYWRQGERQNTRTSPALNGTFRLVTLSDLQPATSYVVCVVASNKAGSSPVSEEEERYGPCKVIWTQGRQPPYLYVALAVTAALVLLVLAALGWYYWARKKSILHGSASNIADPAGVPNPFYKSESVEQL, from the coding sequence ATGGGGATCGGACAGAAAATCGTGGAGCAGATCGTGATGGGCGCTTCGCtcctctttctcctgggtggaggTTTACCGGCGGCTACCGGGGAGCCCCTTCTGGCGGGCAACGGCGCTTTCAATGGATCCTCCTCTCTTCGAGCTGAGGGGAGGCCCTCGAATGAGACCCTCGGCTCTGGGGCTCCTGCCAGCAGCCCCACAGCGGGATCTTTCAGAAGCACGCTGGAGAGGATCCTGGTTTTCACCGGCATTCCCGGCGACGAGGACTATGATGACTCTGAGGAAGAAACGGATGCGCCTGTTCAGGCCTCCACCTTTGCTCCTCCCAAGCCCTGCGACTACGACCGCTGCCGCCACTTGCAGGCGTCCTGCGAGGAGCTGCAGAGAAAGCAGCGCTGCCTGTGCCCGGGGATCTCCGGCCCCGCCGAGCACCCCGATCCCCCACGAATCCAGGACGTCTCCGTCTCCGAGGAAGCGGCCAGCGTGCACTGGTGCGCCCCACTGTCAACCGTTAGCGAATATCTTGTGCTGTACTGGAGGCAAGGGGAACGCCAGAATACCAGGACCAGCCCCGCCCTCAATGGCACCTTTCGGTTGGTCACCCTCTCTGACCTCCAGCCTGCCACGTCTTACGTGGTCTGTGTGGTGGCCTCCAATAAGGCCGGGAGCAGCCCAGTGAGTGAGGAAGAGGAACGGTATGGGCCTTGTAAGGTAATCTGGACCCAGGGACGGCAGCCGCCCTATTTGTACGTGGCTCTGGCCGTCACAGCAGCCCTCGTCCTCCTGGTGCTGGCCGCGCTGGGCTGGTACTACTGGGCCCGGAAGAAGTCTATTTTACATGGTTCTGCGTCCAATATTGCAGACCCAGCTGGTGTGCCCAACCCCTTCTACAAGAGCGAGAGTGTGGAACAACTCTAA